The Verrucomicrobiota bacterium nucleotide sequence TTCGCGTTGCCTTCTTCTTCCCGGCATATTCGCTCGCAGAAAAACTCAGCTGGTTGTTCATTCCCTCATTCTATCCCAACCCTCCTATCCTGCATAGCATCACTTCGCAGGGCGCCCCGATTAAATCAGCGTTTCCCTAGGGCACGGGTCAGGCGCCGTATGAACCCAAGTTCACACTCATTCCAAAAGACCCATTCTGAATTTTATTAACTTCAGGTTTCAGGTTTCCGGTTTCATCCTTACTTCATTCCTATGTCCACGCACGCCGTAGCACACCGCCGCTCACTGCTCATCGGCTGGGCGTCACTCCTGCTTGCCGTTTTTGTCTACTGCGCGGGGCTCGGGAGTGATCATCTGGCGACCAACGGGGATGAGCTGCTCTATGCACAGATTTCCAAACTGACGGCGGCGGCTGGACAATTACTTCCGCTCCAGTCACTTGACCAGCGTTTGCGCAACACCAAACCACCCCTCCTTTTCTGGCAGGGGATCGTCTCCACGGGCTGGGGCGAGCACTGGTCGCTCGCGCTTCTACGGGCCCCGAATGTCCTCTACACGTTACTGACAGCCGGACTTCTGATCCTCATCGGGTGGAAGCGCACGCGCAGCATTACGCTCGGTCTCACCGCAGCCCTTCTCTTTCTCGGCTTCTTCAGCACCTACCGCTATGGGCGGGTGTTCCTCACCAGTGCACCGGAGACATTCTGGCTCTTTGCTCCTCTCGCGCTACTCCTGCTGCACCGAGAGCCCCGGTTCCCGGCCGGAATGCTCTGGCCCTGGATCTGGGGCGGAATGATCGGCGTCGGCTTGCTCTACAAATCCTTTGCCTTGGTAATTCCGGTCGCCCTGACCATGGCCCTCTGGCAACTGCGGGCACGGGGATGGAGGCTACGCCCTTTCCTGATCCAGGATCTCTGGAGGATCGCCATGATGGTCATGGCTGCCCTGCTGCTCTTCGGAATCTGGTTCTGGCTCGATCCTCATCCTATCCTTGTGTTGAAGGATTTCGTACTGCGCGAGAATGTCGGGAAGTTTAATACGGGGAACGAAAACTACTTCCTCAATCTGATTTGGGGACAGTCCAGCCTCTGGCGCATCGTCGTTTCCTATCCGCTGAATGCGGGTTTGCTGGGACTCCTCACGGTGGCTGTCGTTTGGGACGCCTGGGAGCGCCGTCACCACCTTGGCCAGCTCGAAATCTTCCTCTGGATCTGGATGCTCGTACTGGCCGCCTTCTTCTGCATTCCGAACCAACGGGACGAGCGCTACCTCCTGCCTGCCATGCCGGCCCTCGCACTCCTGATGGCGATCCGCCTGGGTCACCTTCCACGCTGGGTCTGCAACGTAACGATCGCCGTATCGGGGATCATCCTACTCGGCCTGCCAGGACTTGCGCTGTTGCTTCAGCATGCGGCCGGAATGTCCCTCTACCCCCTTTGGCTACTGTTCCCTCTGGCGGTCTCGTTGCTTGTCGTGGGATTGGCACTCTCTCGCAAAGAACTCACCCGACCGCTCTTGCCTGCCTCAGTGCTGCTAGTCTATCTCGGCTATTATCTCTTCCTGATACCGCTAGATCATGGGCCGGGTCTCTTCAAGGGAGAGGGTATCGAGTCCGTGATCGGCTGCGAAGTCTCCGTTCCTTCCAACTT carries:
- a CDS encoding glycosyl transferase family 39, translated to MSTHAVAHRRSLLIGWASLLLAVFVYCAGLGSDHLATNGDELLYAQISKLTAAAGQLLPLQSLDQRLRNTKPPLLFWQGIVSTGWGEHWSLALLRAPNVLYTLLTAGLLILIGWKRTRSITLGLTAALLFLGFFSTYRYGRVFLTSAPETFWLFAPLALLLLHREPRFPAGMLWPWIWGGMIGVGLLYKSFALVIPVALTMALWQLRARGWRLRPFLIQDLWRIAMMVMAALLLFGIWFWLDPHPILVLKDFVLRENVGKFNTGNENYFLNLIWGQSSLWRIVVSYPLNAGLLGLLTVAVVWDAWERRHHLGQLEIFLWIWMLVLAAFFCIPNQRDERYLLPAMPALALLMAIRLGHLPRWVCNVTIAVSGIILLGLPGLALLLQHAAGMSLYPLWLLFPLAVSLLVVGLALSRKELTRPLLPASVLLVYLGYYLFLIPLDHGPGLFKGEGIESVIGCEVSVPSNFNAREESYGFLLPGAIVKPYDNWHMPLNAQFVVVSLPLDQPPPQAIILGKRLNMIDRFNAQETRDILLGNVTHHLFHWDWLVQQN